The following are from one region of the Dreissena polymorpha isolate Duluth1 chromosome 2, UMN_Dpol_1.0, whole genome shotgun sequence genome:
- the LOC127869649 gene encoding solute carrier family 22 member 6-like, giving the protein MSYSALLVDLVTDLGGCGRSQRITAFVGLGAKIGAAWSMLHMTFNGQRSDFRCEYSHIMQLNTTLLFDNKCHIENDTTGHDWKHIHLASAGIVAPFLVSFLFMHESVRWLITKGRYFAADHVIKRIARMNKKPNPNTRKLIEVATLHSHSDNSKDTHSVIDLFRERRMGQITLGLLFIWMTIGFSYCGLTFGVGSLAGNLYMNLFLLNIIETPAAFIIMYCVNRFGRKKCLMATFLLTTLCGVTVGILQYIDIPHRGLVTNVFALASKLGIAVGWSCLILYTTELYPTKVRTIAYGIGNTAAGVGGMVAPQIVFLNDSVPGVMYFMCAALLLFSTVVCCMFPDTSGKELDDTVTSEKNVLTIATVLKSSQVKTDNTIQPYQDVGQTDLKY; this is encoded by the exons ATGTCATACAGCGCTTTGCTTGTTGACCTGGTGACGGATTTAGGTGGCTGCGGCCGCTCCCAACGGATCACAGCTTTTGTGGGATTGGGCGCAAAGATTGGGGCCGCCTGGAGCATGCTGCACATGACATTTAACGGTCAACGGTCGGATTTCCGTTGCGAATACTCGCACATCATGCAATTAAATACGACATTGCTTTTTGACAACAAATGCCACATTGAAAACGAcactactggtcat GACTGGAAACACATCCATCTAGCATCTGCAGGCATTGTGGCCCCATTTCTAGTCTCGTTTTT atTCATGCACGAAAGTGTGCGATGGCTTATAACAAAAGGTCGTTATTTCGCTGCCGACCACGTGATCAAACGAATTGCCCGGATGAACAAGAAGCCGAACCCGAACACGCGCAAACTCATAGAAGTGGCTACACTGCACTCACACAGCGACAACTCGAAGGATACCCACTCCGTAATTGACTTGTTTAGAGAAAGAAGAATGGGGCAGATTACTTTAGGTCTCCTCTTCATATG GATGACCATCGGCTTCTCTTACTGCGGCCTCACGTTCGGGGTGGGCAGCCTGGCCGGAAACCTTTACATGAACTTGTTCCTCCTAAACATTATTGAGACGCCAGCTGCCTTCATCATCATGTACTGCGTTAACAG ATTCGGCCGAAAGAAGTGTCTGATGGCGACGTTCCTGTTAACGACTTTATGTGGGGTAACTGTCGGCATCTTGCAGTATATAG ACATACCGCATCGCGGCCTTGTCACAAACGTGTTTGCTCTAGCTTCCAAGCTTGGCATAGCTGTCGGATGGAGTTGCCTCATTTTATATACAACAGAGCTCTATCCCACTAAAGTCAG AACGATAGCGTATGGTATAGGCAACACGGCGGCAGGTGTCGGTGGTATGGTGGCTCCACAGATTGTGTTCTTG AACGACTCGGTGCCTGGCGTGATGTATTTCATGTGTGCCGCCTTACTTCTCTTCTCCACTGTCGTCTGCTGCATGTTTCCGGACACGAGCGGCAAAGAGCTCGATGACACGGTCACTTCCGAGAAGAACGTCTTAACCATAGCGACCGTTCTCAAAAGCAGCCAAGTCAAAACGGACAATACTATTCAACCGTACCAGGACGTTGGACAAACAGATCTCAAATACTGA